The following coding sequences lie in one Thermoleophilia bacterium genomic window:
- a CDS encoding sigma-70 family RNA polymerase sigma factor, which produces MTTSLTQLAELIDHGEFRVLLHRGQEVGFLSIEDVADMLDALGVDASLAENIYQQLDEAGIDLLEPAEATSRMAEIADQADRPRRQTTVEQTTDALQLFLKDIGRVPLLTAAQEVDLAKRIESGDQTAKTQMVEANLRLVVSIAKGYRGRGLPFLDLIQEGTLGLVRAVEKFDWRRGFKFSTYATWWIRQAVTRALADKGRTIRIPVHVVEKLNQISRAERTLVGQLGREPTAEEIGAVAGLPAAEVEDILRSAQPIVSLEKPVGEDEESEFGRFLADETSIAPDLAAEQSLRDEALHDVLDQLSYRERRVLELRYGLGGEKPRTLDELGRMFNVTRERIRQVEHQSLQKLSGMTEASRLS; this is translated from the coding sequence ATGACCACCTCACTCACGCAACTGGCGGAACTCATCGACCACGGTGAGTTCCGCGTACTCCTGCACCGCGGTCAGGAGGTCGGCTTCCTCTCAATCGAGGACGTCGCGGACATGCTCGACGCCCTCGGTGTGGACGCCAGCTTGGCCGAGAACATCTACCAACAGCTCGACGAGGCGGGGATCGACCTCCTCGAACCCGCCGAGGCCACGTCGCGCATGGCCGAGATCGCCGACCAGGCTGACCGGCCCCGACGCCAGACGACGGTGGAGCAGACCACCGACGCCCTGCAGTTGTTCCTCAAGGACATCGGCCGGGTGCCACTGCTCACCGCCGCGCAGGAAGTGGACCTCGCCAAGCGCATCGAGTCGGGTGACCAGACGGCGAAGACGCAGATGGTCGAGGCGAACCTCCGCCTTGTCGTGTCCATCGCCAAGGGGTACCGCGGACGCGGACTGCCCTTTCTCGATCTGATCCAGGAAGGGACCCTCGGACTGGTGCGGGCCGTGGAGAAATTCGATTGGCGCCGGGGGTTCAAGTTCTCGACGTACGCCACGTGGTGGATCCGCCAAGCGGTCACCCGCGCACTCGCCGACAAGGGTCGCACCATCCGCATCCCGGTCCACGTCGTGGAGAAGCTCAACCAGATCAGCCGCGCCGAACGCACCCTCGTGGGCCAGTTGGGGCGCGAGCCCACCGCCGAGGAGATCGGTGCCGTCGCCGGCCTCCCCGCCGCCGAGGTGGAAGACATCCTGCGTAGCGCCCAGCCGATCGTGTCGCTCGAGAAGCCGGTCGGCGAAGACGAGGAGTCCGAGTTCGGGCGCTTCCTCGCCGACGAGACCAGTATCGCCCCGGATCTCGCTGCGGAGCAGTCCCTCCGGGACGAGGCGCTTCACGACGTACTCGACCAACTGTCCTATCGGGAACGCCGGGTCTTGGAGCTCCGCTACGGACTCGGTGGCGAGAAGCCGCGCACGCTCGATGAACTCGGTCGCATGTTCAACGTCACCCGCGAGCGCATCCGGCAGGTCGAGCACCAGTCGCTGCAGAAGTTGTCGGGTATGACGGAGGCCAGCCGCCTCTCGTAG